The window ATTCAAAATTAATCATTGAGATATTATTTTATCTTAAGAGTTGTAAATGATAATGTACATCTTAGGAGTTCAAAAATTCAACTTGATCTTAACTTTGTACTTGTATACAACTATAAATTACATTGAACTTGAAGCAAAATGATGTACATTTTTATCTCGAGGTCGAAAATTAATAATTCAAATTTGGAtgcgaaaattttcaaaaaaggtTGAGTGAGCTAGGAGGAATTTCATATCATATCCTCGTGATGAAAGTATTTGTATCAGATTTAAATTTATACACTGGCAACATAGAATAAATTTTACACTAGTAATGTACGTAGTTTAACATCTATAATATATAGCATGTTCATCATCATTTTTATGTGGTCACCTATTAATGTTTATCATAAAGATTTATCTGTAATTACCTAATAATTGATCAATCTTTTTCATACCGTCAGTGCATAAAATTCAAACCTGATATTCTCCAAAAATTAAATATGgttattaattagttaattaccttTTACTAAAGGATTAATGTTAATTTCTCTTAATGTGTTTACAGATTCATGTTCTAACAAGGGAAATGGTGCATACTGGAATGTTATTGCTAAAATATCTACCAATATCTTTGGTGGATACTCTGATTGCAAGGTGTGCTAAGTTTAGATTTGGAAATTTGGATTAATTAGGAATACCTCAACCAGAAGAAGGCCCATTttatatcaaaatatcaaaagGTAGATCTCCAGTAATTGATGTTGGTGCTATTGACAAGATTAAACTTGGAGAGATTAAGGTAAGAGTACCAAATTTTTCATtctattttgtaaaaatatcatGTGAAAAATACATGGCTTGCAAATGATTTGCCCACGCGCAGAGTATTGGTCTAGTGGTAAGCGCGCAACTCGTGATGTGTTGATTAGGCAAACATCATGTGTTCAAACTCTGCTCTAGGCAAAAGTCCGTTATTAATAAAGACGGAGCCAGGATTTGAAACTTATGAGTTCAAGCTTCCAATCTTTTAAATTACTGAGTTTTGAATTCATagtttatatatattcaatgaatttcttaaggcAAATACATAGTTTGAACCAAATTTACCGGGTTCGACCGAACCCTTAGCTTCTACTCTCCCTCTGCCCCTAGGTATTAAAGTGAAGAAGAATAGAGGAACAGGTCCATTATCCAACGAGTTTTGAATTGTGTGCCGCTAGTCGGTTAAAAAAAAAAGGCTTGATTTGCCTTTTGAAACCATGAAGCTTACCATTAGCAAACTATAGTTTAGGATTTAACTTACAATACTATAGTGTGTGAGTAATTTTTATACTGTAAGTAAAATTTAGCATTTTGTAATTGTGATTATCTTTTAGGTGATTTGACAGTGTAAAATTCTTTTACTATTGATATATAGAAGTTGAATTCTTTTAGTTTATtgatttaatttgatatttttttgtgaAAACACCTGATTGGCATGCTGGTTTTGGTGAATGTTTAGGTACTTCCTGGAATATCAAAAATAAAGGAACAAACAGTAGTTTTTGACAATGGGGAAGAACACCAATTTGATGCAATAATTTTTGCTACTGGATATAAGAATGCAGCTACCAAATGGCTAAAGGTACGTGTTATAAATTGTCGAgacaattattaaaatttacccaCAGAAAAAATAGTTGTTAAATAAGTTTTGTTCTTTGTCTTAATTGTTCTATGGTTTTTCTGTATGTTTGAGTCTTGAAATTGTTCCACTTGCCTAATAGAGACTACTCCTAAatggaatttttttattttggtttttctGTACTCGTATCCGTATTGGGGTCCAACTAAATTCAATTTCGTACTGAAAAATCTCACATGGATTTAATTTATAACTGTTGTTTGTATACactatattattattgcataTATTAACATGTTGTAACAAGTAACTTGCCTTATTTTTCAGGTTACTTTGGGTAGCTACCTGTAGTTATCTTTTAAGTAATTTCATAGTGTAAAAATTCTTTTACGTTGTCAGTGTCAGAAATTAAACTTATCTTAAATGCTTGTTCTacttttttctaaatttttaCTTCACATAATATTTTGATGCTCTTCTACTTAATTTGAAAGAAATTCGACTCTTACCTTAGTAGATGTATGGTGTAAGAGTAAGTTTTCTAAATACAGATTATTAAACATGTTTAATTTAGAGGAAACAAGAATATGTGCGTGTTCACTTAATGCATTTTTCTCATTCacataattattttatatatttaactcGTATCTACATAAATGAAACTTTAGACATCAGTATAATTTAACTTATTGTAAAAAATTATCACCTAATTTTTCAACTTATAATTTCACTTATTATAAGTAATTATGACTTTAACTTACATTGTCATTGTATAGAAGTTAAaccgtatttttattttatttttttcttctaaaatttgtgaaatattcTTTGCAGGATTATAGCTCCATTTTCCTTGATGATGGAACTTTGATAAATGAATTTCCAAACCATTGGAAAGGAGAGAATGGGCTTTATTGTGCAGGTTTTTCAAAAAGAGGGCTATTTGGCATATCAATGGATGCTAAATCTATAGTAGAAAATATAAACATTGTTAGAGTAGAGAAAATCTAGACTCTTTTTATTGTTATGTCAAAATGCCAAACTATGTTGGTGATTATTTACTTAACAGCTAGAAACTTAAAACCTTGTTTGTTTTAATCTGTTTTTGTTGGATTTTAGCttctataataaaataaatgcgATGGAATTATCTGATTGATTGTTTTTGTCTATCGATTTCCTTGTTTTTATAATGGTAGAATCTGGGCCAGCTTGCAGACATCTTTACCTGCTACCTCCTACTAAGTATCTGAGTAACTCTAGCCACCAAGCTGACATAGAAGGATGGAAAGAAATCATCTAAGGATTACATCATAGTTGTTGTTACACTTGCATTCCTTGATGCTCCTTAGGTACATAGAATTAATGTACATTGAGCAGTTAAATACTCCATTTTGTTAGGTCATTGCCTGTACAAAAATGTCCTAACAAAACCAGTACAAAACAAGAGGATAACAAGGGGGTCCTAGCTCATACAAGATACTCCTAAGTCCTAGCAAGAATGTAAAAGTTGATGGGCAGATGATTCAACTACATACGCGCAAAATACTTCTGGCGTATGAACGAGGACAAATCAAAGAAGTTGGTATGAATGATAACCAGGCAAAGCTAGCTAGCTATTCAACCAACCAGAAGCCAAAGCCGTCGAATCAAATGGTTCATCGTCTTCCTCCCCAACCTCGTGTCTGCGTGTTTGACAACTTAGCCTTAGGTGCACACTTATTGTTCTTTCTTGCGAACCAATGTTTAGTGTCTGATTTTATCAACCATTGAGCAGAAGAAGTTCCTCCTGTGGTTTCTTctaatgtttttctttttgtccaGAGAGAGTCAGGTGTTACACCGTCCTCCTTTGACCGTCCCCAACTCACTGAAGGTAATCTTTCCCAACCTTCACTAGACCATTTCCTCTTGGTTGTGGTAGGTTTAGAAGCGAATCCTTCCCAACCCTCAGCAGACCATTTCCTCTTGGTCGTGATAGGTTTAGAAGCTAATCCTTCCCAATCTTCGCTAGACCATTTCTTCTTGGCCGTGATAGGTTTAGAAGCTAATCCTTCCCAACCTTCGGTAGACCATTTCCTCTTGGTCGTGATAGGTTTAGAAGCTAATCCTTCCCAACCTTCGGTAGACCATTTCTTTTTGGCTGTGATAGGTTCAGAAGGTAATTCTTTCCAACCTTCGCTAGACCATTTCTTTTTGGCCGTGATAGGTTTAGAAGCTAATCCTTCCCAACCTTCGGTAGACCATTTTCTTTTAGTCGTGATAGGTTTATAATCTAATCCTTCCCAACCTTCGGTAGACCATTTTCTTTTAGTCGTGATAGGTTTAGAAGCTAATCCTTCCCAACCTTCGGTAGACCATTTCTTCTTGGCCGTAATAGGTTCAGAAGCTAATCCTTCCCAACCTTCGGTAGACCATTTCCTTTTAGTCGTGATAGTTTCTGAAGGTATAGCCTCCTGACTTTCTTTCTGGCCTTCTGTACTTTGATCCTCCTTATTCTTGATATCTCTACAAGGAATTGTGATGCTATTTCCATTTTCTTCAATGTTACTTGTCTGAGAATCCACTTGAAAGGGAGCAGCAGCATGGCGGAATAATTGATATCTTAATGCTGGTAGTTCGACGAGGCCATCCATATAAGCAGAGATGTATTCGCTTGTACGCTGGATACACTTGTATATCTGCTTTACTTCTCCTTTCCCAACAGCCCTTGCGACATTTTGAGATTGATCCGTGAAATCCTCAACCTGTGAAGATCAATATCAGACATTAATTCAGCGCCTCAAAGATAGCTAAGCAGAAAGGAATTGAATAAGCGAAAAATAACTACACTGATGCAGCAAACTTTAGAATCCCATGTTTTAGATAGCCAAGATGCTTCATAGGTGCTTGCACATAGTCCTTTGTCCCATAGTTTCTCGACCGACAATAACTGCAATGAAATGAAACAATACTTAGCACACTTCAAGATATGGCCAGAGTTACTAAAATTCACTATACCTTGATTATTAAAGTAACTAGCAGCTCAGCCACCGACTCTTTGTTGCTCTTCCCATAGTTCACAAACTTATTCAACGACTTTTCCACTGAATCAGGATCAGAGCCATCTACAACATTCCCAAGCCAAGAAATAATACCAAGCTACTCAAAACCAAAAATctcatgaaaaaaaaaattagcggATTTAGAAGCATCATTTAGAATCTACTTGAGTAAAATATCTCAACAATGTTTTTCTTGAAATTTAGAATCTAGTCTATTGATATGGTTTAAATTCCTCACTATCTATAGCAGACTGAAAAGATATAAGGATTTCCTATTTGACCCTCATTCTTGGGAATTTTGCTTTGGGAATTCTGTTTTACTAATACAGTACTTCACTGCACTGTGTACCGAATACCGATACTGAAATTAGTAAATACCTGTCAAGAGGCGTTTGAAAAATGAACAAGTAAAGATTCATAGCATTACCTTTTAATATGGCAGAAAATGGCGGTAGTATTGGAGGATTTCGTGTCTGCAAAGTTCATTCATTAGATGGAGAAGTTCATATGAGCCCAAATGAGAAAAACAGCAGATTCTTAACTAAACAACTACATGACTAGCACTCTAGGAAGGAACGAGATATCTACACATACTTTTCAGCACACATAAAGTTCCTTTCAGAAAaagcaaaacaaacaaaaaggCAAGGCTTTCAAAATATATGTCCTCCTCGAATTTAAATCAAAAGGCAGAATTCGTAAATAGGCAGCAGAAACATTAAAGTTATTCTGAATAAGCATGAGGAAAAGAAATTGAGAAGAAGTTAAATAAGCTATTGGCTTCCTATATAAGTATAGActtttacatttttctttttctataaatTGACAAATACAAGGGTAAAATCCAGTAATAATGAAGTTTACAAGAGCAATATCACTTGTACAAGAGGGTGCCCAAATTTGGCGTTCAAagcacatttttaaatttgggaATTTTATTGTGCTTAGAGTTGCTTTCATATAAGGTATTGTATCCCATAGCATTGGAAATTTCTAAAATGAAGGTCCCTATTGGATTACAGGAAGCTAAATGCAACATAATCATGAAAGAGCATTGAATAAGTTGAAAAACCACAGCAGACTAGAATCAAATAATATGATTTCACCGTAGAGTAAACTGTGTATGGTTATGTAAACTATTAGTTCACCAGTAGCTCCTAGGCTCAGACTGATTAACCACAGTGACAAAACATTCAACTTAAGGCAAAATTCATATTGACTCAAAGTAATCTGCACGCGAATTCCTCAATATGCAACCAAGAAACAAAGAGTAAGATAGCAACAGAGAAACAATTTGTACTTGGCTCATACCTGTAAATGAAAAGCAACCAAAAGTATTATAGATAATGAGTTTAAAGTTTTGTCTCTTGAGCTATTAATATTCTGAGCTTTTGCCCAAGCTTTCATCTGCAAAAACAAGAGATCATATCTTCTGAGGACGTAAATACAATGATGCAAACTAAAGATATCTGTCAGCATATACATAAGTTGACCCCTGTATCTTCTTCTATGAACAAGAACTGACGAGCAATTTTTATAAGAGAAAGGAAACCAATATAGCAACAAGAACCGATGAGCATTTGGACCACTAGACCATGGTTCCAGAGGGGGGGGGGGTATATTATCAGAACGTAaacccaaaaatatatattatagtcTTTTACAAACCACAACTTTgatttccatctttcttctttttgtacCTTTCGAGTTTATTCTAAGTAAAATTCATCCCATGTGCTACGGAAGTCACATGGCCTTTCTAATGTTTATATTTACCACTACCAATCCATATATTTTCAGAAAATTATTTATCTCAGAAGTAGGAGTTAGAGAAAGTGATATAATGAATCTCCTATTTCATTTAAGTACTAACACATAATGCTGTATTCTGGGCAGggcccgggcctaaatgggccaaacgggccgggcTTAGCGGGCCTGGGCTCGGGCGGTCCCGGGCCtcacggtcccgggcttcgtgggctcaacgggtggaaccagcccgtgacgggcctaagcccatatggtcctgggctaaacgggccgggctcgtgggcttagcgggcctaacggacttttttttttaattttttttgtttaaggcaatttcttgtaaaccatatcatggctatatgaaaaatatatatgtagtatatatgtagaaatctaattattaaagtgcttgacgaaaaagtaaaataacaaaacaatagtaaaactaaattgtcatacataataaattaataagaaagtacaacatgaagcataaatacgtctaataattttaaaataacacaaattgttgaaaaatcttaAAGACGAATTTGCGGATAAATACCATCAACACAATACGTTATATGTCTCCTTAAAATGCCTGTGGTACACcctgaacgaaaatttaagactcttccacagttcttgcactttaatATTTggctttcttcattttcttcaagcacTTCATAGTAGTGCGAAACAAGTAAGCGCACTCTTTCCGAACGAAGCATGATGTAACTTGAAAATTAAGATTGAGACATGAAGTCTTGAAAATTGGAAATTGAGAGATTGAGAGAAATTtagattgagaaatgagtattgaaatgaagaagagggagggggtatttatagtgttagagaaggttagttttgtaaattgaaaaaaaacggctatttgtgcaatatggcCGTTGGTGGTCATTGGGGGTGGGCCCTCattttgaaaaatcttgttttgtagtatatatagtatactagtatagtatatataatatatatatatagtatactagtatatGGTAAGCTTATAGGAGTTTGTACACAAGAAGGATTGAAATTGTGTAATGAGCTAAggctttctagacagcttaagattgataagcttaaagagaaatcccaattaggtgacttctgtactcagttcggtttacccggaacttccactcaaagtaggaagaagaaaaacagatatcataggtatccttacccggatagcccgtataagaaaaagaggtctagatataggcctaaggaagaacgtgatactagaaaagcgcatCGGAAATCTACTCGATTTGCGAAGAATAGATCTAAACgagatctcgctgatattaagtgttacaagtgtggaaagtttggtcatatttctccaaattgcaagcttcaaaaactaaaaaccttagaactcgatgatgagttacacgataaggtttatggcttgttatacacttcaggatcagaatctgactattactcggagactgaatctgaagatgaagttgagttaattgatttttctgataataataaaaatgctgATACTTCCTGCACTACTAAcaaaggtgatatttgtacttgtgatagtgacgaattttataaattgcaatcacaatttgataatctaaatataaaaactattacatctgataatgtaatagaacttttaaaagaagttactgatgaaaaacttcgtgaaaaaattattaatttagccgcaagttctagttctagtagttcaaaatCTGTTGAAAAATACAAGAACGAATTTGAACATTTTGCACCTTATTCTTTATCTGAAATTAATAGACGACTTCAAAAGTCCAGTACACCTAGTAGAgatacttcttttgatgatttaaaagaagaaattgagaatttgaaaagggatattaagtctcttaagcaaaatcaaatgatttgcgatcaccgaattactcaaattgagaaaaataattctctactTGAATTTTCGACTAAAGaaatttctgaattttctaatgataaaggaaaagaaatttctgatctaactgaagaaaaatctgatttgtttttaggtatgatgcaaattattactgcacataaatgatatattaaatgtactattttgatcgataataacttttctataactgatatagctatgattgatagtggtgcagatgtaagctgcattcaggaaggattaattccaactaaatattttcaaaagaccactcatttggttaaatccgcttctggtcatgctttagatatagagtacaaaCTGCCAAATACTcatatttgccaaaatagagtctgtattcctcatttcttctttttggtaaaaaaccagttataccctccaattatacttggaacctCTTTTATTAATGTTATTTATCCGTTCAATAATACAGATGAACATGGgttttctgctacttatcaagataaaaagataagttattcttttgttacagatcccgtaactagagatattaatgtcttgattaatatgaaacaaaggcatgttgattcattacaattagaTATTCTTagcatgaatatattcgatactttacaGTCTGCTAAAGTTaagcaaaagattaaattgattgctgaaaagATGGTTGTTGATGTTTGCaccgatcaccctagtgccttttggaaccggaaaaggcatattgtaactcttccttacgaagaaaatttctctgaggatgatattcctactaaatctcgaccttgccagatgaatgctgaactagttgaattctgcaaaaacgagattgatagtttgttacaaaagggtttgataaaaccctcaaaatctccttggtcatgttctgccttttatgttaataatgcggcAGAAAAAGAACGAGGTATCCCTcgattagttataaattataaaccattaaataaacatctaaaatggattagatatcctatccccaataaaagggacttgctatctaggttatatgacgccaatatattttcaaaatttgatttaaaatctggttattggcaaattcaagtatttaaagagcatacttatagaactgctttcaatgttccatttgggcaatatgaatggaatgttatgccatttggtttaaaaaatgccccttctgaatttcaaaaaattatgaatgatatttttaacccttaTTTAGATTTTGtcatcgtttatattgacgacatattagtattttctaaaactttggagatgcatattaagcatcttgatattttcaagaaaattgttatacaaaacggtttagtaatttctaaaccaaagatgagtctattccaaacgaATGTTCGTtttttaggtcataatatttgccagggaaaaattacccTTATACAAAGATCAATTGATTTTGCCTCgaaatttcctgatgttattactgacaggactcaattacaaagatttttgggaagtttgaattatatatcCCCTTTCTACAAAAGTTTATCACGAGATCTAGCTCCTCTATACGATAGGCTGAAAAAGAATCATAGACAGCCTTGGACTGACCAACATActgagttagtcaaaagtattaaacaGCGTGTTAAATCTCTACCTTGTttaacccttgctaatcctaCTTGGCAAAAGGTTATCGAGACAGATGCGTCTAATGTTGGCTATGGagggattttaaaacaagtgaatcccaacaataagagtgaatacctaataagatttcactctggtaaatggaccgaagcccagaagaaatatgctactgtggcacatgaaatgttaacaattgttaaatgtgttttaaaatttcaagacttgtataaccaaaagtttttgataaaaactgatgctcaatctgttaaatatatgtttgacaaagattttaagcacgatgcttctaaattaatatttgctagctGGCAGGCTCAGCTGGCGCCtttcgattttgaaatacaatacaaaaaaggaattgataattctcttccggatt of the Nicotiana tabacum cultivar K326 chromosome 7, ASM71507v2, whole genome shotgun sequence genome contains:
- the LOC107767205 gene encoding uncharacterized protein LOC107767205 gives rise to the protein MSKVYRVKVLRKRVERAERKRMQNYKVHPERLSALEELLNEIYTICRPKPSDYEVRRNLVSVFNEIAKDIYGRSGNIPVVEEFGSFVMDLFHSKSDLDISVNFDNSSVKISHEKKIQTLRKFARKLYALQRDGHVAGVHPITAAKVPILKVVDCGTKIECDISVENRDGVSKSKIIHMICSLDERFQKLSFLMKAWAKAQNINSSRDKTLNSLSIILLVAFHLQTRNPPILPPFSAILKDGSDPDSVEKSLNKFVNYGKSNKESVAELLVTLIIKLLSVEKLWDKGLCASTYEASWLSKTWDSKVCCISVEDFTDQSQNVARAVGKGEVKQIYKCIQRTSEYISAYMDGLVELPALRYQLFRHAAAPFQVDSQTSNIEENGNSITIPCRDIKNKEDQSTEGQKESQEAIPSETITTKRKWSTEGWEGLASEPITAKKKWSTEGWEGLASKPITTKRKWSTEGWEGLDYKPITTKRKWSTEGWEGLASKPITAKKKWSSEGWKELPSEPITAKKKWSTEGWEGLASKPITTKRKWSTEGWEGLASKPITAKKKWSSEDWEGLASKPITTKRKWSAEGWEGFASKPTTTKRKWSSEGWERLPSVSWGRSKEDGVTPDSLWTKRKTLEETTGGTSSAQWLIKSDTKHWFARKNNKCAPKAKLSNTQTRGWGGRR